A region of Pempheris klunzingeri isolate RE-2024b chromosome 15, fPemKlu1.hap1, whole genome shotgun sequence DNA encodes the following proteins:
- the rnf182 gene encoding E3 ubiquitin-protein ligase RNF182, which produces MMIELQSTEDGCGHVDLLSTDELECKICYCAYNLGSRRPKVLECCHRLCAKCLAKILDLGESPPNAVVCPFCRYVTRLPGEAVNGLPDDCNLVAAMAFQSRNQRNLHFHQEPSTELLLSPRRLSSLMGSNAPVTSPSSSSSTSSSTTYSSIRGSPNFVVITIMEPPPVPASTQDLHLHRQPRGSHTSSRGYRSSSLDSMASITQRWTVWNCAALLCQTSARVLVWVLGLLYFSSLPMGVYLLIMQRTTLGVLLVSLVPASLVMIMVYGFCQCICHELWDCMPP; this is translated from the coding sequence ATGATGATTGAGCTGCAAAGCACGGAGGATGGTTGTGGCCACGTGGACTTGCTGAGCACCGATGAGCTGGAGTGTAAGATCTGCTACTGCGCGTACAACCTGGGGAGTCGCAGGCCGAAGGTGCTCGAGTGCTGCCACCGCCTGTGCGCCAAATGCCTCGCTAAGATCCTGGACCTGGGTGAGTCGCCCCCCAACGCCGTGGTGTGCCCATTCTGCCGCTACGTTACCAGGCTGCCGGGGGAGGCGGTGAACGGCCTGCCGGATGACTGCAACCTGGTGGCGGCGATGGCCTTCCAAAGCAGGAATCAGAGGAACCTCCACTTCCACCAGGAGCCGAGCacggagctgctgctcagccccAGGCGCCTGAGCTCACTGATGGGCAGCAACGCACCTGTGAcgtccccttcctcctcctcctccacttcttcctccaccacctACTCCTCAATCAGGGGCTCTCCTAACTTTGTGGTCATTACTATCATGGAGCCTCCACCGGTGCCCGCATCCACTCAGGACCTGCACCTCCACCGCCAGCCACGTGGTTCTCATACCTCaagccgagggtaccgctcATCCAGTCTGGACTCCATGGCGTCCATCACGCAGAGGTGGACGGTGTGGAACTGTGCGGCCCTCCTGTGCCAGACCTCGGCCCGGGTGCTGGTGTGGGTGCTGGGGCTGCTGTACTTCAGCTCGCTGCCCATGGGGGTTTATCTGCTCATCATGCAGAGGACAACACTCGGGGTGCTGCTGGTGAGCCTGGTCCCCGCCAGCCTCGTCATGATCATGGTCTACGGGTTCTGCCAGTGTATCTGCCACGAGCTGTGGGACTGCATGCCACCGTAA